A window of Salmo trutta chromosome 31, fSalTru1.1, whole genome shotgun sequence contains these coding sequences:
- the LOC115169845 gene encoding G-protein coupled receptor 55, which produces MKTNCSFTEVDRLMKSLELAIYVPIFVCGLVLNILALVVFCFLLRKWTESTIYMTNLALLDLLLLLLLPFKMHATIHHWEAQHRFLCSFLESLYFVGMYGSIYTIACIAMDRWVAICHPFRAKQLRSRRAALGTCILVWVVVLGGTSPIYSFRTAGNGSFHCFHGFSEKGWRPDVISCLLGFGFVGPALVLVVCSAQSIRTLGQSGKESHKNRACVRIIYSSLCAFLVPFTPSHLGILLQFLVRQDVIQDCMAKTNISLFLQVAMSLANITCCLDALCYYFITREVRTSKQTFTFRRSRSISQRRATTSTSEL; this is translated from the exons ATGAAAACCAACTGCTCCTTCACTGAGGTAGACCGCCTCATGAAATCACTGGAACTTGCCATCTATGTGCCCATCTTTGTGTGCGGCCTTGTCCTCAACATCCTGGCCCTGGTTGTCTTCTGCTTCCTCCTCCGCAAGTGGACAGAGTCCACCATCTACATGACCAACCTGGCCCTCCTggacctccttctcctcctcctgctcccctTCAAGATGCACGCCACCATCCACCACTGGGAGGCCCAACACCGCTTCCTCTGCTCCTTCCTGGAGAGCCTGTACTTTGTGGGCATGTACGGCAGCATCTACACCATTGCCTGCATAGCCATGGACCGCTGGGTGGCCATATGTCACCCCTTCCGCGCCAAGCAGCTCCGCTCCCGCCGGGCCGCTCTGGGGACTTGCATCCTGGTCTGGGTGGTGGTGCTGGGGGGCACCTCACCCATCTACTCGTTCCGCACGGCCGGAAATGGGTCCTTCCACTGCTTCCACGGCTTCTCGGAGAAAGGCTGGCGCCCAGATGTGATCAGCTGCCTCTTGGGCTTTGGGTTTGTGGGGCCGGCCCTGGTGCTGGTGGTGTGTTCAGCCCAGAGCATCCGGACACTGGGGCAGTCCGGAAAAGAGAGCCATAAGAACAGAGCCTGTGTGAGGATCATCTACAGCAGTCTCTGTGCCTTCCTGGTCCCCTTCACGCCTAGCCACCTGGGCATCCTGCTGCAGTTCCTG GTACGTCAAGACGTGATCCAGGACTGCATGGCCAAGACAAATATCAGCCTGTTCCTGCAGGTGGCCATGAGTCTGGCCAACATCACGTGTTGTCTGGACGCTCTGTGTTACTACTTCATCACCAGGGAAGTGAGGACCTCCAAGCAGACCTTCACCTTCAGGAGGTCCAGGTCCATCAGCCAGAGAAGAGCTACCACCAGCACCTCAGAGCTCTGA
- the LOC115169846 gene encoding integral membrane protein 2C produces MVKITFQPISAQKPEKELDGDKAEILMPYEHEELVLPLRPKQSHLNGLCCLTFGLVVFMSGLVLASIYVYRYYFIQQIPEDSLFHCRVLYEDSVYAPLHGRQELEENVGIYLDDNYEQISVPVPHFGGSDPADIIHDFQRGLTVYHDIALDKCYVIELNTTLVMPPRNLWELLVNVKKGTYLPQTYIIQEEMVVTGRVRNMRPLGPFIHRLCYGKDTYRLKRRRDARRRIDKREARNCHSIRHFENTFVVETVICDRV; encoded by the exons ATGGTGAAGATAACTTTCCAGCCGATCTCGGCGCAGAAACCAGAGAAGGAGCTCGATGGAGACAAAGCCGAGATTCTCATGCCCTATGAACAC GAGGAGCTGGTTCTTCCTCTGAGGCCCAAGCAGTCTCATCTGAACGGGCTGTGTTGTCTCACCTTTGGCCTGGTGGTCTTCATGTCAGGACTGGTGCTGGCCTCCATATACGTCTACCGGTACTACTTCATACAACAg ATTCCTGAGGACAGCCTGTTCCACTGCAGGGTTCTGTACGAGGACTCTGTGTACGCCCCCCTGCACGGCagacaggagctggaggagaacgTGGGCATCTACCTGGATGACAACTACGAGCAGATCAGCGTGCCCGTGCCCCACTTTGGAGGGAGCGACCCCGCAGACATCATCCATGACTTCCAGAGG GGTCTGACTGTGTACCATGACATTGCCCTGGACAAGTGTTACGTGATTGAGCTCAACACCACCCTGGTCATGCCACCACGGAACCTCTGGGAGCTGCTGGTCAACGTCAAG AAGGGGACCTATCTGCCCCAGAcctacatcatccaggaggagatGGTGGTGACGGGGAGGGTGAGGAACATGAGACCGCTGGGGCCCTTCATCCACCGGCTCTGCTACGGCAAAGACACCTACCGCCTCAAACGCCGACGCGACGCACGCCGAC GCATTGACAAGCGTGAGGCGAGGAACTGCCACAGCATCCGTCACTTTGAGAACACCTTTGTCGTTGAGACAGTGATCTGCGACAGGGTCTAA
- the LOC115169847 gene encoding transcription cofactor HES-6 produces the protein MAPTPNNKNGLSRDEGEFYGIKVDRKTRKPLVEKKRRARINESLQELRVLLSDTDLQLKMENAEVLEMTVKRVESIIQSRAQEVNTVNREASERFAAGYIQCMHEVHTFVSNCPGIDATVAAELLNHLLECMPLNDEDKFQVMIQDIMTDCSTNSTSTWPSSEGIYAALVSPGGKSISSGSSSALSPAPSTTSSDDLCSDLEETDSEQNHISVDAENQDVLNMPTAAYSESMWRPW, from the exons ATGGCCCCCACTCCCAATAATAAAAACGGACTGAGTAGAGACGAGGGTGAATTCTATGGCATTAAAGTGGACAGAAAG ACCAGAAAACCGTTGGTTGAGAAAAAGAGACGGGCTCGCATCAATGAAAGTTTGCAAGAACTCCGAGTTCTGCTCTCAGACACAGAT TTACAATTAAAGATGGAGAACGCCGAAGTGCTGGAAATGACTGTGAAACGAGTGGAGAGTATCATTCAAAGCCGAGCACAAG AGGTCAACACCGTGAACCGGGAGGCAAGCGAAAGGTTTGCTGCGGGCTACATCCAGTGCATGCATGAGGTGCACACCTTCGTGTCCAACTGCCCGGGAATTGACGCGACAGTCGCAGCGGAGCTCTTGAACCACCTCCTGGAATGTATGCCCCTAAACGACGAGGACAAATTCCAGGTGATGATCCAGGATATCATGACAGACTGCTCCACTAACAGTACCAGCACTTGGCCCAGTTCTGAGGGTATATACGCAGCACTGGTCTCCCCGGGGGGAAAGAGTATCTCCAGCGGCAGTTCCTCAGCCCTCTCCCCAGCGCCCTCCACTACCTCCAGCGATGACCTGTGCTCGGACCTGGAAGAGACTGACTCTGAGCAGAACCACATCTCTGTGGATGCTGAGAACCAGGATGTTCTGAACATGCCCACAGCGGCTTATTCCGAGTCCATGTGGAGACCCTGGTAG